The following proteins come from a genomic window of Tenebrio molitor chromosome 9, icTenMoli1.1, whole genome shotgun sequence:
- the LOC138139415 gene encoding SH2 domain-containing protein 4A-like isoform X1, whose protein sequence is MEEESIMLQQILRDMYVDPDILAELDENQKQTLFCKMREEQVRRWKIWNDKLGNEPHMIQPTNKKKNVTFLKGEDGEPWVWVMGEHQDDKSIEEILKNEAIEKARKMAEKEAEELRKQVEAQLYIELTPKIEEIESTPKMQMDDDMDIYCSVDELREKINNKPNNYGQNKNKYNVIDTRDVLQEISLNTQKVAQRVALWEKRLTEERTCEIFQKMQKHQQQVAKEAEEAERKQEQFWMEQERKAKQAEQQIREIARRAREEHRLTSNFEIDTSYSTVNTGVPPGRNAVIEWYRNHERTRLAALDPTNNVEPWFHGLIARSEAEKQLLDRPYGSFLVRLSERIWGYAISYRAQDKCKHYLVSAAQNYQFLGNNQIEHNSLRDLIDYHRQHPLTGGEKLVEACPRSPSSTSLAELFDDQ, encoded by the exons ATGGAAGAAG AATCAATAATGCTGCAGCAGATCCTCCGCGACATGTATGTCGACCCGGACATACTGGCGGAGCTGGATGAGAATCAGAAGCAGACCCTCTTCTGCAAGATGCGCGAAGAACAAGTGCGACGGTGGAAGATCTGGAATGACAAGCTCGGCAACGAACCCCACATGATCCAACCCACGAACAAGAAGAAGAACGTCACGTTCCTGAAGGGTGAGGACGGCGAGCCGTGGGTGTGGGTCATGGGCGAGCACCAAGACGACAAGTCCATCGAAGAAATACTCAAAAACGAAGCCATAGAAAAAGCCAGGAAGATGGCGGAGAAAGAAGCGGAAGAGCTGCGGAAGCAAGTCGAAGCGCAACTCTACATCGAACTGACTCCGAAGATCGAAGAAATCGAATCGACGCCCAAAATGCAGATGGACGACGATATGGACATCTACTGCTCGGTGGACGAGTTGCGGGAGAAGATCAATAACAAACCCAACAACTACGGCCAGAACAAGAACAAGTACAACGTGATCGACACCCGAGACGTCCTCCAGGAGATCTCGCTGAACACCCAGAAGGTAGCCCAGAGGGTGGCCCTGTGGGAGAAGCGGCTGACCGAAGAGCGGACCTGCGAGATCTTCCAGAAGATGCAGAAACACCAGCAGCAAGTGGCCAAAGAGGCGGAGGAAGCCGAGCGGAAACAGGAACAGTTCTGGATGGAACAAG AACGCAAAGCTAAGCAGGCCGAGCAACAGATCAGGGAGATCGCCAGAAGGGCGAGGGAGGAACACAGACTGACGTCGAACTTCGAGATCGACACCTCGTACAGCACCGTCAACACCGGAGTACCCCCAGGTCGGAACGCCGTGATAGAGTGGTACCGGAACCACGAGAGGACCAGACTGGCCGCTCTAGATCCGACCAACAACGTCGAACCCTGGTTCCACGGGTTGATCGCGCGCTCCGAGGCGGAGAAGCAGCTCTTGGACAGGCCGTACGGCAGCTTCCTGGTGCGGCTGTCGGAGAGGATCTGGGGCTACGCCATCTCGTACAGGGCCCAAGACAAATGCAAGCACTATCTGGTCAGCGCCGCACAGAACTACCAGTTTCTAGGAAATAACCAAATCGAACACAATTCACTAC GTGATCTCATAGACTACCACCGGCAGCATCCGCTGACCGGCGGCGAGAAACTGGTGGAGGCGTGTCCCAGGAGTCCCAGCTCGACGAGCCTCGCTGAACTCTTCGACGACCAATGA
- the LOC138139413 gene encoding cyclin-dependent kinase-like 3 isoform X3 codes for MPPQRHRPDSGHQEVPGDGGGRHHQEDGVEGDPHVESTFQRLKHENLVTMIEVFRHRKRFFLVFEFLEGTVLDELEKMPGGLGDERCRERIYQVTRAINYCHSNHIIHRDVKPENVLVSSLGVVKLCDFGFARLVCISGEPCTEYVATRWYRAPELLVGEANYGAAVDIWAIGCLFAEMMTGDPLFPGESDIDQLYLIVKMLGKPCHRHQHLMSRSSHLRGMIKSASNETDLYKHFPNWPLCALEFLSNCMKMDPHERSTSEELLKNNYFAHDRFPQKFLPALREKVNTEFNNNPLLRKYKTEILMSTDKKEAEAKTRKNDQIRWKFNLAEGSVKRKYGYDMFSADPDKHLISLSKTSQRLSVVQKSGQGLVKQASVQTSSKEKEQKKGNGSTAEMQMLEKSLESLVKFTAKNESTRPVSVQKQDGNGDSPLLPPSPPQFQSLQQNFTDLNKSPNVLHPSINNISFNRDPPKKSPNLLQTLSVKSNLNQVPLLTNPRTQFLKKFERNVAADGNGESGSGWLSSFSSTGVQKKKEQKARNDVFTLPNLPGATSSPNKSNNKKKNPSEAELLQANITVTPAYRYKKAKRKLNILDISLPLSVKEKGEI; via the exons ATGCCGCCACAAAGACACCGACCAGATAgtggccatcaagaagttcctGGAGACGGAGGAGGACGCCACCATCAGGAAGATGGCGTTGAGGGAGATCCGCATGTTGAAA GTACTTTCCAGAGACTGAAACACGAGAACCTCGTCACGATGATCGAAGTGTTCCGCCACAGGAAGCGCTTCTTTCTCGTCTTCGAGTTCCTGGAGGGTACCGTGTTGGACGAGCTGGAGAAGATGCCGGGGGGGTTGGGTGACGAAAGGTGCAGGGAGAGGATCTACCAGGTCACGAGGGCCATCAACTACTGTCACAGCAATCAC atcaTCCACAGGGACGTGAAACCGGAAAACGTCCTGGTGTCTTCCCTCGGCGTTGTCAAACTCTGTGATTTCGGTTTCGCCCGGCTGGTCTGCATCTCGGGGGAACCTTGCACGGAATACGTGGCCACCAGGTGGTACCGCGCCCCCGAGCTCCTCGTCGGCGAGGCGAACTACGGTGCGGCCGTGGACATCTGGGCCATAGGGTGTCTCTTCGCCGAAATGATGACCGGCGACCCTCTCTTTCCCGGCGAGAGCGACATAGACCAGCTCTATCTCATCGTGAAAATGTTGG GCAAGCCGTGCCACCGCCACCAGCACCTGATGTCTCGGAGTTCCCACCTGCGGGGAATGATCAAGTCGGCGTCGAACGAGACCGACCTCTACAAACACTTCCCCAATTGGCCGCTCTGCGCCCTCGAGTTCCTCTCCAACTGCATGAAGATGGACCCGCACGAACGCTCCACCTCCGAAGAGTTGCTCAAGAACAACTATTTCGCTCACGACAGGTTCCCGCAGAAGTTCCTGCCGGCGCTGAGGGAGAAGGTCAACACCGAGTTCAACAACAATCCTCTGTTGAGGAAGTACAAGACTGAGATTTTGATGTCGACGGATAAGAAGGAGGCGGAGGCGAAGACGAGGAAGAACGACCAGATCAGGTGGAAGTTCAACCTAGCGGAAGGTAGCGTCAAGAGGAAGTACGGATATGACATGTTCAGCGCGGATCCAGACAAGCATCTGATCAGCCTGTCCAAGACCAGTCAGAGGTTGAGCGTGGTGCAGAAGTCCGGACAAGGACTTGTGAAGCAGGCGTCCGTCCAGACCTCCTCCAAAGAGAAGGAGCAGAAGAAGGGCAACGGGAGCACCGCCGAGATGCAGATGTTGGAGAAGTCTCTGGAGAGTCTGGTGAAGTTCACCGCGAAGAACGAGTCCACCAGGCCCGTGTCCGTCCAAAAACAGGACGGAAACGGGGACAGTCCCCTGTTGCCACCTTCCCCGCCGCAGTTCCAGTCGCTCCAGCAGAACTTCACCGACCTGAACAAATCCCCGAACGTGTTGCACCCCAGCATAAACAATATCAGTTTCAACAGAGACCCCCCGAAGAAGTCTCCCAACTTGTTGCAGACTTTGTCAGTGAAATCTAACCTAAACCAAGTGCCTCTGTTGACTAACCCCAGGACTCAGTTTCTGAAAAAGTTCGAACGGAACGTCGCCGCAGACGGCAACGGCGAGTCGGGAAGTGGATGGTTGAGCAGTTTCTCCTCGACCGGTGTCCAGAAGAAGAAAGAGCAGAAAGCGAGGAACGACGTCTTCACGCTGCCCAATCTGCCAGGAG CCACAAGCAGTCCCAACAAGAGTAATAACAAGAAGAAGAACCCCTCCGAAGCGGAGCTGCTCCAGGCCAACATCACAGTGACACCG GCCTACAGATATAAGAAAGCTAAAAGGAAACTCAATATTTTGGATATTTCACTTCCTTTGTCTGTTAAAGAAAaaggagaaatttaa
- the LOC138139415 gene encoding SH2 domain-containing protein 4A-like isoform X2 codes for MLQQILRDMYVDPDILAELDENQKQTLFCKMREEQVRRWKIWNDKLGNEPHMIQPTNKKKNVTFLKGEDGEPWVWVMGEHQDDKSIEEILKNEAIEKARKMAEKEAEELRKQVEAQLYIELTPKIEEIESTPKMQMDDDMDIYCSVDELREKINNKPNNYGQNKNKYNVIDTRDVLQEISLNTQKVAQRVALWEKRLTEERTCEIFQKMQKHQQQVAKEAEEAERKQEQFWMEQERKAKQAEQQIREIARRAREEHRLTSNFEIDTSYSTVNTGVPPGRNAVIEWYRNHERTRLAALDPTNNVEPWFHGLIARSEAEKQLLDRPYGSFLVRLSERIWGYAISYRAQDKCKHYLVSAAQNYQFLGNNQIEHNSLRDLIDYHRQHPLTGGEKLVEACPRSPSSTSLAELFDDQ; via the exons ATGCTGCAGCAGATCCTCCGCGACATGTATGTCGACCCGGACATACTGGCGGAGCTGGATGAGAATCAGAAGCAGACCCTCTTCTGCAAGATGCGCGAAGAACAAGTGCGACGGTGGAAGATCTGGAATGACAAGCTCGGCAACGAACCCCACATGATCCAACCCACGAACAAGAAGAAGAACGTCACGTTCCTGAAGGGTGAGGACGGCGAGCCGTGGGTGTGGGTCATGGGCGAGCACCAAGACGACAAGTCCATCGAAGAAATACTCAAAAACGAAGCCATAGAAAAAGCCAGGAAGATGGCGGAGAAAGAAGCGGAAGAGCTGCGGAAGCAAGTCGAAGCGCAACTCTACATCGAACTGACTCCGAAGATCGAAGAAATCGAATCGACGCCCAAAATGCAGATGGACGACGATATGGACATCTACTGCTCGGTGGACGAGTTGCGGGAGAAGATCAATAACAAACCCAACAACTACGGCCAGAACAAGAACAAGTACAACGTGATCGACACCCGAGACGTCCTCCAGGAGATCTCGCTGAACACCCAGAAGGTAGCCCAGAGGGTGGCCCTGTGGGAGAAGCGGCTGACCGAAGAGCGGACCTGCGAGATCTTCCAGAAGATGCAGAAACACCAGCAGCAAGTGGCCAAAGAGGCGGAGGAAGCCGAGCGGAAACAGGAACAGTTCTGGATGGAACAAG AACGCAAAGCTAAGCAGGCCGAGCAACAGATCAGGGAGATCGCCAGAAGGGCGAGGGAGGAACACAGACTGACGTCGAACTTCGAGATCGACACCTCGTACAGCACCGTCAACACCGGAGTACCCCCAGGTCGGAACGCCGTGATAGAGTGGTACCGGAACCACGAGAGGACCAGACTGGCCGCTCTAGATCCGACCAACAACGTCGAACCCTGGTTCCACGGGTTGATCGCGCGCTCCGAGGCGGAGAAGCAGCTCTTGGACAGGCCGTACGGCAGCTTCCTGGTGCGGCTGTCGGAGAGGATCTGGGGCTACGCCATCTCGTACAGGGCCCAAGACAAATGCAAGCACTATCTGGTCAGCGCCGCACAGAACTACCAGTTTCTAGGAAATAACCAAATCGAACACAATTCACTAC GTGATCTCATAGACTACCACCGGCAGCATCCGCTGACCGGCGGCGAGAAACTGGTGGAGGCGTGTCCCAGGAGTCCCAGCTCGACGAGCCTCGCTGAACTCTTCGACGACCAATGA
- the LOC138139413 gene encoding cyclin-dependent kinase-like 4 isoform X2, with the protein MDKYEQISVVGEGSYGLVMKCRHKDTDQIVAIKKFLETEEDATIRKMALREIRMLKRLKHENLVTMIEVFRHRKRFFLVFEFLEGTVLDELEKMPGGLGDERCRERIYQVTRAINYCHSNHIIHRDVKPENVLVSSLGVVKLCDFGFARLVCISGEPCTEYVATRWYRAPELLVGEANYGAAVDIWAIGCLFAEMMTGDPLFPGESDIDQLYLIVKMLGKPCHRHQHLMSRSSHLRGMIKSASNETDLYKHFPNWPLCALEFLSNCMKMDPHERSTSEELLKNNYFAHDRFPQKFLPALREKVNTEFNNNPLLRKYKTEILMSTDKKEAEAKTRKNDQIRWKFNLAEGSVKRKYGYDMFSADPDKHLISLSKTSQRLSVVQKSGQGLVKQASVQTSSKEKEQKKGNGSTAEMQMLEKSLESLVKFTAKNESTRPVSVQKQDGNGDSPLLPPSPPQFQSLQQNFTDLNKSPNVLHPSINNISFNRDPPKKSPNLLQTLSVKSNLNQVPLLTNPRTQFLKKFERNVAADGNGESGSGWLSSFSSTGVQKKKEQKARNDVFTLPNLPGATSSPNKSNNKKKNPSEAELLQANITVTPRIQSSTSQKLSPSKNSSSFPLM; encoded by the exons ATGGACAAATACGAACAAATATCCGTCGTGGGGGAAGGTTCGTACGGTTTGGTGATGAAATGCCGCCACAAAGACACCGACCAGATAgtggccatcaagaagttcctGGAGACGGAGGAGGACGCCACCATCAGGAAGATGGCGTTGAGGGAGATCCGCATGTTGAAA AGACTGAAACACGAGAACCTCGTCACGATGATCGAAGTGTTCCGCCACAGGAAGCGCTTCTTTCTCGTCTTCGAGTTCCTGGAGGGTACCGTGTTGGACGAGCTGGAGAAGATGCCGGGGGGGTTGGGTGACGAAAGGTGCAGGGAGAGGATCTACCAGGTCACGAGGGCCATCAACTACTGTCACAGCAATCAC atcaTCCACAGGGACGTGAAACCGGAAAACGTCCTGGTGTCTTCCCTCGGCGTTGTCAAACTCTGTGATTTCGGTTTCGCCCGGCTGGTCTGCATCTCGGGGGAACCTTGCACGGAATACGTGGCCACCAGGTGGTACCGCGCCCCCGAGCTCCTCGTCGGCGAGGCGAACTACGGTGCGGCCGTGGACATCTGGGCCATAGGGTGTCTCTTCGCCGAAATGATGACCGGCGACCCTCTCTTTCCCGGCGAGAGCGACATAGACCAGCTCTATCTCATCGTGAAAATGTTGG GCAAGCCGTGCCACCGCCACCAGCACCTGATGTCTCGGAGTTCCCACCTGCGGGGAATGATCAAGTCGGCGTCGAACGAGACCGACCTCTACAAACACTTCCCCAATTGGCCGCTCTGCGCCCTCGAGTTCCTCTCCAACTGCATGAAGATGGACCCGCACGAACGCTCCACCTCCGAAGAGTTGCTCAAGAACAACTATTTCGCTCACGACAGGTTCCCGCAGAAGTTCCTGCCGGCGCTGAGGGAGAAGGTCAACACCGAGTTCAACAACAATCCTCTGTTGAGGAAGTACAAGACTGAGATTTTGATGTCGACGGATAAGAAGGAGGCGGAGGCGAAGACGAGGAAGAACGACCAGATCAGGTGGAAGTTCAACCTAGCGGAAGGTAGCGTCAAGAGGAAGTACGGATATGACATGTTCAGCGCGGATCCAGACAAGCATCTGATCAGCCTGTCCAAGACCAGTCAGAGGTTGAGCGTGGTGCAGAAGTCCGGACAAGGACTTGTGAAGCAGGCGTCCGTCCAGACCTCCTCCAAAGAGAAGGAGCAGAAGAAGGGCAACGGGAGCACCGCCGAGATGCAGATGTTGGAGAAGTCTCTGGAGAGTCTGGTGAAGTTCACCGCGAAGAACGAGTCCACCAGGCCCGTGTCCGTCCAAAAACAGGACGGAAACGGGGACAGTCCCCTGTTGCCACCTTCCCCGCCGCAGTTCCAGTCGCTCCAGCAGAACTTCACCGACCTGAACAAATCCCCGAACGTGTTGCACCCCAGCATAAACAATATCAGTTTCAACAGAGACCCCCCGAAGAAGTCTCCCAACTTGTTGCAGACTTTGTCAGTGAAATCTAACCTAAACCAAGTGCCTCTGTTGACTAACCCCAGGACTCAGTTTCTGAAAAAGTTCGAACGGAACGTCGCCGCAGACGGCAACGGCGAGTCGGGAAGTGGATGGTTGAGCAGTTTCTCCTCGACCGGTGTCCAGAAGAAGAAAGAGCAGAAAGCGAGGAACGACGTCTTCACGCTGCCCAATCTGCCAGGAG CCACAAGCAGTCCCAACAAGAGTAATAACAAGAAGAAGAACCCCTCCGAAGCGGAGCTGCTCCAGGCCAACATCACAGTGACACCG AGAATACAATCATCTACCTCACAAAAACTCTCACCATCCAAAAACTCGAGTAGTTTTCCTCTGAtgtga
- the LOC138139413 gene encoding cyclin-dependent kinase-like 4 isoform X1 has protein sequence MDKYEQISVVGEGSYGLVMKCRHKDTDQIVAIKKFLETEEDATIRKMALREIRMLKRLKHENLVTMIEVFRHRKRFFLVFEFLEGTVLDELEKMPGGLGDERCRERIYQVTRAINYCHSNHIIHRDVKPENVLVSSLGVVKLCDFGFARLVCISGEPCTEYVATRWYRAPELLVGEANYGAAVDIWAIGCLFAEMMTGDPLFPGESDIDQLYLIVKMLGKPCHRHQHLMSRSSHLRGMIKSASNETDLYKHFPNWPLCALEFLSNCMKMDPHERSTSEELLKNNYFAHDRFPQKFLPALREKVNTEFNNNPLLRKYKTEILMSTDKKEAEAKTRKNDQIRWKFNLAEGSVKRKYGYDMFSADPDKHLISLSKTSQRLSVVQKSGQGLVKQASVQTSSKEKEQKKGNGSTAEMQMLEKSLESLVKFTAKNESTRPVSVQKQDGNGDSPLLPPSPPQFQSLQQNFTDLNKSPNVLHPSINNISFNRDPPKKSPNLLQTLSVKSNLNQVPLLTNPRTQFLKKFERNVAADGNGESGSGWLSSFSSTGVQKKKEQKARNDVFTLPNLPGATSSPNKSNNKKKNPSEAELLQANITVTPAYRYKKAKRKLNILDISLPLSVKEKGEI, from the exons ATGGACAAATACGAACAAATATCCGTCGTGGGGGAAGGTTCGTACGGTTTGGTGATGAAATGCCGCCACAAAGACACCGACCAGATAgtggccatcaagaagttcctGGAGACGGAGGAGGACGCCACCATCAGGAAGATGGCGTTGAGGGAGATCCGCATGTTGAAA AGACTGAAACACGAGAACCTCGTCACGATGATCGAAGTGTTCCGCCACAGGAAGCGCTTCTTTCTCGTCTTCGAGTTCCTGGAGGGTACCGTGTTGGACGAGCTGGAGAAGATGCCGGGGGGGTTGGGTGACGAAAGGTGCAGGGAGAGGATCTACCAGGTCACGAGGGCCATCAACTACTGTCACAGCAATCAC atcaTCCACAGGGACGTGAAACCGGAAAACGTCCTGGTGTCTTCCCTCGGCGTTGTCAAACTCTGTGATTTCGGTTTCGCCCGGCTGGTCTGCATCTCGGGGGAACCTTGCACGGAATACGTGGCCACCAGGTGGTACCGCGCCCCCGAGCTCCTCGTCGGCGAGGCGAACTACGGTGCGGCCGTGGACATCTGGGCCATAGGGTGTCTCTTCGCCGAAATGATGACCGGCGACCCTCTCTTTCCCGGCGAGAGCGACATAGACCAGCTCTATCTCATCGTGAAAATGTTGG GCAAGCCGTGCCACCGCCACCAGCACCTGATGTCTCGGAGTTCCCACCTGCGGGGAATGATCAAGTCGGCGTCGAACGAGACCGACCTCTACAAACACTTCCCCAATTGGCCGCTCTGCGCCCTCGAGTTCCTCTCCAACTGCATGAAGATGGACCCGCACGAACGCTCCACCTCCGAAGAGTTGCTCAAGAACAACTATTTCGCTCACGACAGGTTCCCGCAGAAGTTCCTGCCGGCGCTGAGGGAGAAGGTCAACACCGAGTTCAACAACAATCCTCTGTTGAGGAAGTACAAGACTGAGATTTTGATGTCGACGGATAAGAAGGAGGCGGAGGCGAAGACGAGGAAGAACGACCAGATCAGGTGGAAGTTCAACCTAGCGGAAGGTAGCGTCAAGAGGAAGTACGGATATGACATGTTCAGCGCGGATCCAGACAAGCATCTGATCAGCCTGTCCAAGACCAGTCAGAGGTTGAGCGTGGTGCAGAAGTCCGGACAAGGACTTGTGAAGCAGGCGTCCGTCCAGACCTCCTCCAAAGAGAAGGAGCAGAAGAAGGGCAACGGGAGCACCGCCGAGATGCAGATGTTGGAGAAGTCTCTGGAGAGTCTGGTGAAGTTCACCGCGAAGAACGAGTCCACCAGGCCCGTGTCCGTCCAAAAACAGGACGGAAACGGGGACAGTCCCCTGTTGCCACCTTCCCCGCCGCAGTTCCAGTCGCTCCAGCAGAACTTCACCGACCTGAACAAATCCCCGAACGTGTTGCACCCCAGCATAAACAATATCAGTTTCAACAGAGACCCCCCGAAGAAGTCTCCCAACTTGTTGCAGACTTTGTCAGTGAAATCTAACCTAAACCAAGTGCCTCTGTTGACTAACCCCAGGACTCAGTTTCTGAAAAAGTTCGAACGGAACGTCGCCGCAGACGGCAACGGCGAGTCGGGAAGTGGATGGTTGAGCAGTTTCTCCTCGACCGGTGTCCAGAAGAAGAAAGAGCAGAAAGCGAGGAACGACGTCTTCACGCTGCCCAATCTGCCAGGAG CCACAAGCAGTCCCAACAAGAGTAATAACAAGAAGAAGAACCCCTCCGAAGCGGAGCTGCTCCAGGCCAACATCACAGTGACACCG GCCTACAGATATAAGAAAGCTAAAAGGAAACTCAATATTTTGGATATTTCACTTCCTTTGTCTGTTAAAGAAAaaggagaaatttaa